One genomic segment of Candidatus Eisenbacteria bacterium includes these proteins:
- a CDS encoding phosphatase PAP2 family protein, translating into MLPAVLLFVGSGCATLPKAPGRKPFHAAVMDAALDPQTWIPATAALLIQIDGTDTRISEWGADATPIFGSRHAASRASDNLRLATVGLYVSTLLATPSGTKVDQWLMRKLRVGAVGVGAQILTSGAVGLLKEGTGRTRPDDTDDLSFPSGHAASSSLHATLASRNIESLSLSNRWQAGLQIGCISTAAACGWARVEGRHHYPSDVLTGFALGHFIGVLMTDVLLGFSGMENVNFVATKAKDETSFGINLHF; encoded by the coding sequence TTCCAAAAGCCCCCGGAAGAAAGCCGTTCCATGCTGCGGTTATGGATGCGGCGCTTGATCCCCAGACCTGGATCCCAGCCACCGCGGCTCTTCTCATCCAGATCGACGGCACGGACACGCGCATCAGTGAGTGGGGCGCTGATGCGACACCCATCTTTGGTTCCCGTCACGCGGCGTCCCGGGCAAGCGACAATCTTCGCCTTGCCACTGTCGGCCTATACGTTTCCACTTTGCTCGCGACGCCCAGCGGAACGAAGGTCGATCAATGGCTTATGCGCAAGCTTAGGGTGGGCGCCGTGGGAGTGGGTGCGCAGATTCTGACATCCGGCGCTGTAGGATTGTTAAAGGAAGGAACGGGGAGGACGCGCCCCGATGACACAGATGACCTGAGCTTCCCCTCCGGGCACGCCGCCAGTTCTTCGCTGCATGCAACTCTCGCCTCCCGAAATATCGAAAGTCTGAGCCTATCGAACCGATGGCAAGCGGGATTGCAGATCGGATGTATCAGCACGGCGGCCGCCTGTGGATGGGCCAGGGTTGAGGGTCGCCATCATTATCCCTCGGATGTTCTCACCGGCTTTGCCCTGGGGCATTTTATCGGGGTTTTAATGACGGATGTTTTGCTTGGATTCTCGGGGATGGAAAATGTGAATTTTGTCGCAACCAAGGCTAAGGATGAGACTTCATTTGGAATAAACCTCCATTTCTAG